In one Kwoniella botswanensis chromosome 3, complete sequence genomic region, the following are encoded:
- a CDS encoding 40S ribosomal protein S1 codes for MAVGKNKRLSKGKKGIKKKVVDPFSRKEWYDIKAPSFFENRNAGKTLVNRTQGLKNANDSLKGRIVELSLADLNNDQEQGFRKIKLKVEDVSGKNCLTSFAGMDFTTDKIRSVVRKWQSLIEAHVDVKTTDGYLLRLFAIGFTKRQFNQVKKTTYAQSSQIREIRAKMVEIMKREAEGSDLKELVQKFVPESIGREIEKAAKGIYPLHNVYVRKCKIIKAPKIDASKLLEQHGEATDVNTGAKVVKSGEFVEPEVLESV; via the exons ATGGCTGTCGGAAAAAACAAGAGGTTGTCCAAAGGAAAAAAGGGTATTAAGAAGAAGGTTGTCGACCCCTTCTCCCGAAAGG AATGGTACGACATCAAGGCCCCTTCATTCTTCGAGAACCGAAATGCCGGTAAAACTCTTGTGAACCGAACACAAGGTCTTA AAAACGCCAACGACTCCCTCAAAGGACGAATTGTTGAACTTTCTCTTGCCGATCTTAACAACGACCAAGAGCAAGGTTTCagaaagatcaagttgaaggttgaggatgtttCC GGAAAGAACTGTCTTACCTCTTTCGCCGGTATGGACTTCACCACCGACAAGATCCGATCCGTCGTACGAAAATGGCAATCATTGATTGAAGCTCACGTTGATGTCAAGACCACCGATGGATACTTGTTGAGATTGTTCGCTATTGGATTCACCAAGAGACAATTCAACCAAGTTAAGAAGACCACCTACGCCCAATCTTCTCAAATCAGAGAGATCAGAGCTAAGATGGTTGAGATCATGAAGAGGGAAGCTGAGGGTTCAGACTTGAAGGAATTGGTTCAAAAATTCGTTCCTGAATCAATTGGTCGAGAAATTGAAAAAGCcgccaag GGAATCTACCCTCTTCACAACGTCTACGTGAGAAAATGCAAGATCATCAAGGCCCCTAAGATTGATGCTTCCAAACTTCTCGAACAACACGGTGAGGCCACCGATGTCAACACCGGTGCCAAAGTAGTCAAATCAGGAGAATTCGTCGAACCCGAAGTACTCGAGTCCGTATAA